A window from Drosophila nasuta strain 15112-1781.00 chromosome 3, ASM2355853v1, whole genome shotgun sequence encodes these proteins:
- the LOC132793284 gene encoding methylcytosine dioxygenase TET isoform X15, translated as MDLSLERDSSALGSLFQQIINDMKNTSPLWEDFVAKASKLHTCLRAAIQAIAAYLDAFQKIADAATNSRGASKEIGTALTRVCLRHKAVETRLKTFTSAIMDCLVQPLQDKIEDWKRTVATIDKDHAKEYKRCRSELKKRSSDTLRLQKKARKGQTDNSLQSLMDSHMQDVTLRRAELEEVEKKSLRAAMVEERLRYCSFVHMLQPVVHEECEVMSELGHLQEAMESIALVTKEPSVLPQASEELIHDAKASINLYPESPGGGSGSQGGGCSNSLGSRKSSVCSISSMNSSGSSNSPGHHHYQRSLSQFVTPAIRLKPGESSDSGFCSSPALTTQVSNATNQTHAVSTWPPHSQDAVDALPPTADRPHTISTTYEKGHQRPPLTVYTFQNPETIHESNSSGSLIPATVPTGNGSASGQNTPATQKSPAASLSRPPLPVRCSSLERPLSAQSNHRQNSGQNLLQRQCPSPIPAHITKGTPSGGSIASGLGLGFVYQVSSPTPPASANSTTDVLKITEPGQSTTAEANETSESDERSRASVLQKASMFEKQAAAAAAAPIPTTIAAAVAGGGGGVTTGAVGGVIGGVARRSEELRAVEQQEMDKSFEDSIQALNNLIGELDSFQREIDEGKGKQQQQQQHSSNINSNNNISGNNSNSGSNNNNSSNSGASSNTSNDNNNCNTDLLLPSSNIDCCAISNQTNSSGCGTDISDTTSEELAGEEGSLAAARRHQQLGASDSELSRCYVSETSSLTGGILAGGYENPTFAHFAANRDDPYNGSGNGSDSRSLYASAADSISLAASDSVCLSQQPRHAYVDNCSDGGSAVVVIYDHQIPNTPDIEFVKQNSEIVLLRTKDPQQLQLHEMRELQQLPDNLAGSPESPDAASGGGVGGGGRLQPATATVAPAKQRLSSFRASSEQQLQLLGRASPQHRGTDKLRVSEEQRQQPQQPQPQQQQQQQQLLSDSSSNVAGAVRRKLPPKPISLSIFNGPALDAASSNSSKPVIPRKFDFKADLDAKIRQQKQKVQQQLQQQQQQQQQQLNSPQQDQQQQQSPQQHSPQSPQNANTATTTTATSTANCNVTNKPAVIASANASASINQNHRMPNQTSLSSSATSNHAPYKTPTTTATFSSPTSNASASPSSLSASSPGAKLSLPSLSSSSALSATALPPPHVPAKPTSTPTPTTTTTTPQLPPPTTNSYACSNLNANANANPQAKPCITPRPASLSGGAGGGGGGAAMGSSARIARRSSINQAKPPPPVRRSSSVTPSPNNVGQPQHQQHSSSNHTSHAYQQQSLSLSNSSEHLPPPPAFMLEATTAYSTSPTPPAAMPSSALKVSETVRALAAMRHQPASPVALRRMHQQQQQQQLQQQQQQSLLQPMHKPSPNDDAEYEAYYNSYMELHAYAQALPPQQQQQQHQQQQQQQQRFAQQHHTSHQTHHHNHHEQLPPTPPPYHGPPQVDAASFRTSSPSGSIYAQPKLVNNMSSFRTSSPSPNGHAHPLPPTQPKANPNLIAQLNARLNSKQQQQQHQQQQQQQHVAEGIYGNAGGVGVGGGESIYMRGGNGLSMSQQQQQQQHYDAAAQATANMRQHQQLQQQQQQHYTCPPPLEDPPPPPIYSATMPKKMARPSVGHSNSNNMGNHLVNAYAAASNSATLPKNILQQQRLQQQQQQQHQHQQQLQQQQLQQQQYQQPTGINVGNGHANQRPPMPLPQQQQQQRQPPIPSRHSSVQQKIFVSTNPFIQTTAVKFHSPSSVHSTPAASPTCGSPASSATMASIYGTTARGGAAHHQQQQQQYHHQQQQHQQQQQQQHYYRDVAGGNSNGGVYYASHNNAHAHGHSNAHAHANANANVNANANANAHTPHMPHVQAHHSNYATSTNIEKTGSIRAKTKAEFLENLNAKLAKQGMSGRAFAVRNLINSKALPDPRICHESLMDQIKRGATLKRNQKINDRSAPKIH; from the exons AACACTTCGCCACTGTGGGAGGATTTTGTGGCAAAGGCGAGTAAGCTGCACACATGCCTGCG CGCTGCCATTCAGGCAATTGCCGCCTATTTGGATGCCTTCCAAAAGATTGCCGATGCGGCCACCAATTCCAGAG GTGCATCCAAGGAGATTGGCACCGCCCTGACCCGTGTTTGTCTGCGCCACAAGGCGGTCGAGACCCGTTTAAAGACCTTCACCAGCGCAATTATGGATTGCCTGGTGCAGCCGCTGCAGGACAAGATCGAGGACTGGAAGCGCACAGTGGCCACCATCGATAAGGATCATGCCAAAGAGTATAAACGCTGTCGCAGTGAGCTAAAGAAGCGCTCCAGCGACACGCTGCGTCTGCAGAAGAAGGCACGCAAGGGACAGACGGACAACAGCCTGCAGTCATTGATGGATTCGCACATGCAAGATGTGACTTTGCGACGCGCCGAACTCGAGGAGGTCGAGAAGAAGTCACTACGTGCGGCGATGGTCGAGGAACGATTGCGTTACTGCAGCTTTGTGCACATGCTGCAGCCCGTGGTGCATGAGGAATGCGAGGTGATGTCCGAACTCGGTCATCTGCAG GAGGCTATGGAATCCATTGCTTTGGTCACCAAGGAGCCCAGCGTTTTGCCACAGGCTTCGGAGGAACTGATCCACGATGCCAAGGCTAGCATTAATCTATATCCCGAATCGCCTGGCGGTGGCTCTGGCTCCCAAGGCGGCGGCTGTTCCAATTCCTTGGGCTCACGCAAGAGTTCCGTCTGCTCTATTAGCAGCATGAACAGCAGCGGCTCCAGCAACTCGCCGGGTCATCATCACTATCAACGCTCGCTATCGCAG tttGTAACGCCCGCAATTCGCTTGAAACCTGGTGAATCCAGTGATAGTGGCTTTTGCTCATCGCCAGCGCTAACAACACAg GTTTCGAATGCCACCAACCAGACGCACGCTGTATCTACTTGGCCGCCACATTCCCAGGATGCTGTGGACGCGCTGCCACCGACTGCTGATCGTCCGCATACGATTTCAACCACCTATGAGAAGGGTCATCAGCGTCCGCCATTGACTGTCTACACGTTCCAGAATCCCGAGACCATACACGAGtccaacagcagcggcagcctcATACCCGCAACGGTGCCGACTGGCAACGGTTCCGCCTCGGGTCAGAATACGCCGGCAACACAGAAATCGCCGGCAGCATCGCTCAGTCGTCCTCCATTGCCAGTG CGCTGTTCGTCGCTGGAGCGTCCGTTGTCGGCGCAGAGCAATCATCGCCAGAACAGTGGCCAGAATCTGCTGCAGCGTCAGTGCCCCTCACCGATTCCGGCTCATATCACGAAAG GTACTCCAAGCGGCGGCAGCATTGCCAGCGGTCTCGGTCTCGGCTTCGTCTATCAGGTCAGCTCACCCACGCCCCCCGCCTCCGCCAACTCCACCACCGATGTGCTAAAGATCACCGAGCCAGGACAATCGACGACGGCCGAAGCCAACGAAACCAGCGAGAGCGATGAGCGTTCCCGTGCCTCGGTGCTGCAGAAGGCATCCATGTTTGAGAAGCAGGCGgcagccgctgcagcagctccAATCCCCACAACTATAGCTGCAGCTGTAGCTGGCGGTGGAGGAGGAGTAACAACCGGAGCAGTTGGCGGAGTCATTGGTGGCGTTGCTCGACGCTCGGAGGAACTGCGCGCTGTGGAGCAACAGGAAATGG ACAAATCTTTCGAAGACTCGATTCAAGcacttaacaatttaattggcGAATTAGACTCTTTTCAACGTGAGATCGATGAGGGCAAgggcaagcagcagcagcagcaacagcacagcagcaacatcaacagcaacaacaacatcagtggcaacaatagcaacagcggcagcaacaacaacaacagcagcaacagcggtgccagcagcaacaccagcaacgacaacaacaactgcaacactGATCTCCTGCTtcccagcagcaacatcgactGCTGTGCCATCAGCAACCAGACGAATTCCAGTGGCTGTGGCACCGATATCTCCGACACGACGTCGGAGGAACTGGCCGGCGAGGAAGGTAGTCTGGCAGCAGCCAGGCGTCATCAGCAACTGGGTGCCAGCGACTCGGAGCTGAGTCGTTGCTATGTGAGCGAGACGAGTTCGCTGACCGGCGGCATACTGGCCGGTGGCTATGAGAATCCCACGTTCGCGCACTTTGCCGCCAATCGTGATGATCCCTACAATGGCAGCGGCAATGGCAGCGACAGTCGATCGCTGTACGCCTCGGCGGCCGACAGCATTTCATTGGCCGCATCGGACAGCGTGTGCCTGAGCCAGCAGCCGCGACATGCGTATGTGGACAATTGCAGTGATGGCGGCAGCGCTGTCGTTGTGATCTATGACCATCAGATACCCAATACGCCGGACATTGAGTTTGTCAAGCAGAACTCAGAGATTGTGCTGTTGCGCACCAAAGATCCgcagcaattgcagttgcacgAGATGCGCGAGCTGCAACAGTTGCCCGACAATTTGGCTGGCTCACCCGAGTCGCCCGATGCCGCTTCTGGCGGCGGAGTTGGAGGCGGTGGCCGTTTACAGCCGGCCACAGCAACTGTGGCGCCGGCCAAGCAACGCCTCTCGTCGTTTCGGGCATCCAGCgagcaacagctgcagttgctgggACGCGCTAGTCCACAACACAGAGGTACGGATAAGCTTAGAGTTAGTGaagagcaacggcaacagccacagcaaccgcaaccacaacaacagcagcaacagcaacagttgctaaGCGATAGCAGCAGTAATGTTGCTGGTGCCGTGCGGCGCAAGCTGCCGCCAAAGCCCATCAGCCTGAGCATATTTAATGGGCCAGCGCTAGATGcggccagcagcaacagcagtaagCCAGTGATACCTAGAAAGTTTGACTTTAAGGCCGACTTAGATGCCAAGATACGCCAGCAGAAACAGAaagtgcagcagcaattgcagcagcagcagcagcaacaacaacagcagctcaaCAGTCCACAACaagatcagcagcagcaacaatcacCACAACAACACTCACCACAGTCGCCCCAAAACgccaacacagcaacaacaacaacagcaacatcaacagcaaactGTAATGTCACTAATAAACCTGCCGTTATTGCAAGCGCAAATGCATCCGCATCCATAAACCAAAATCATAGAATGCCAAATCaaacatcattatcatcatcagcaacatccAATCATGCGCCATACAAAACgcccacaacaacagcaacattctCATCACCAACATCAAATGCATCtgcatcaccatcatcattatcagcaAGTTCTCCTGGGGCCAAATTGTCATTgccatcattatcatcatcatccgcaTTATCAGCAACTGCGCTGCCTCCGCCCCATGTGCCCGCTAAGCCAACGTCCACGCccacgccaacaacaacaacaactacaccaCAACTTCCACCACCCACAACCAATTCATATGCGTGCTCCAATctcaatgccaatgccaatgccaatccCCAAGCCAAACCGTGCATAACGCCAAGGCCGGCATCGCTGTCGG GAGGAGcaggaggcggaggaggaggagcagcaaTGGGCAGCTCAGCACGCATCGCACGTCGTTCATCCATTAATCAGGCCAAGCCGCCGCCACCGGTGAGACGCAGTTCATCGGTGACTCCCAGTCCCAACAATGTCGGG cagccgcagcatcaacagcatagcagcagcaaccacaccTCTCACGCATATCAGCAACAGTCGCTATCGCTGAGCAACTCTAGCGAGCatttgccgccgccgccggcTTTTATGCtggaggcaacaacagcatatTCCACATCGCCCACGCCGCCAGCAGCGATGCCCAGCTCAGCGCTCAAGGTGTCGGAGACAGTGCGTGCTCTGGCCGCCATGCGGCATCAGCCTGCCTCGCCTGTTGCACTGCGTCGCatgcatcagcagcagcagcaacaacaattgcaacaacagcagcaacagtcttTATTGCAG CCCATGCACAAGCCCTCCCCCAACGACGATGCTGAATATGAAGCTTATTATAATTCCTATATGGAGCTGCATGCATATGCTCAAGCCCTGCCacctcaacagcagcagcagcaacatcagcaacaacaacaacaacaacaacgcttTGCGCAGCAACATCATACGTCACATCAAACacatcatcataatcatcatgAGCAGCTGCCGCCAACACCGCCTCCATACCATGGGCCACCACAGGTAGATGCCGCC TCGTTCCGCACTTCATCGCCTAGTGGCAGCATCTATGCGCAACCCAAACTGGTGAACAACATGTCCAGCTTTCGCACCAGCAGCCCCAGCCCAAATGGCCATGCCCATCCACTGCCACCAACACAGCCCAAGGCGAATCCGAATCTAATTGCACAGCTCAATGCACGGCtcaacagcaagcagcaacagcaacagcaccaacaacaacagcagcagcaacatgttgccgaGGGCATTTATGGCAACGCTGGTGGAGTAGGAGTAGGAGGAGGTGAATCCATTTACATGCGTGGCGGCAATGGTTTGTCCAtgtcacagcagcagcaacagcagcaacactacGACG CAGCTgcgcaagcaacagcaaacatgcgacaacaccaacagctgcaacagcaacaacagcaacattatACATGTCCACCACCGCTTGAAGAtccgccaccgccgcccaTTTATTCAGCAACCATGCCCAAGAAAATGGCACGCCCCAGTGTTgggcacagcaacagcaacaacatgggCAACCATTTGGTCAATGCATATGCTGCTGCCTCCAACAGTGCCACGTTGCCCAAAAACAtattgcagcagcaacgcttgcagcaacaacaacagcagcagcaccagcaccagcagcaactgcaacagcagcaactacaacagcagcaatatcAACAGCCAACAGGCATCAACGTTGGCAATGGGCATGCTAATCAGCGACCTCCGATgccgctgccgcagcagcagcaacaacagcgacagccaCCCATACCATCGCGTCATTCCAGTGTGCAGCAAAAGATATTCGTTTCAACGAATCCATTCATTCAAACCACAGCCGTCAAGTTTCATTCGCCATCGTCGGTGCACTCGACGCCAGCTGCCTCGCCCACCTGTGGCTCGCCCGCATCATCGGCAACTATGGCCAGCATTTATGGCACCACGGCACGTGGCGGTGCTGCacaccatcagcagcagcagcagcaataccatcatcagcaacagcagcatcaacagcagcagcagcaacaacattattaTCGCGATGTTGCtggcggcaacagcaatggcgGCGTTTATTATGCCAGCCACAATAACGCCCATGCCCACGGACACTCGAACGCCCACGCACACGCCAATGCCAACGCAAATGTGAacgcgaatgcgaatgcgaatgcgcaTACGCCCCATATGCCCCATGTCCAGGCACATCATTCAA ACTATGCCACAAGCACCAATATCGAAAAGACTGGCAGCATACGTGCCAAGACCAAGGCTGAATTTCTCGAGAATCTCAATGCGAAGTTGGCCAAGCAGGGCATGTCTGGACGTGCATTTGCAGTGCGAAATCTGATCAATAGCAAGGCCCTG CCGGATCCACGTATATGTCATGAGTCGTTGATGGATCAGATAAAACGAGGCGCGACCCTGAAGAGGAATCAGAAAATCAACGATCGCAGTGCGCCcaaaatacattaa
- the LOC132793284 gene encoding myb-like protein I isoform X27 gives MDLSLERDSSALGSLFQQIINDMKNTSPLWEDFVAKASKLHTCLRAAIQAIAAYLDAFQKIADAATNSRGASKEIGTALTRVCLRHKAVETRLKTFTSAIMDCLVQPLQDKIEDWKRTVATIDKDHAKEYKRCRSELKKRSSDTLRLQKKARKGQTDNSLQSLMDSHMQDVTLRRAELEEVEKKSLRAAMVEERLRYCSFVHMLQPVVHEECEVMSELGHLQEAMESIALVTKEPSVLPQASEELIHDAKASINLYPESPGGGSGSQGGGCSNSLGSRKSSVCSISSMNSSGSSNSPGHHHYQRSLSQFVTPAIRLKPGESSDSGFCSSPALTTQVSNATNQTHAVSTWPPHSQDAVDALPPTADRPHTISTTYEKGHQRPPLTVYTFQNPETIHESNSSGSLIPATVPTGNGSASGQNTPATQKSPAASLSRPPLPVRCSSLERPLSAQSNHRQNSGQNLLQRQCPSPIPAHITKELSAAHHAQQQQQQQQQQQQSQPQQPQTPPTYANLSELAAIKLTNQQQSQQQQQPQTQTQTQQQQQQQHQPLLQQQSSIDSICSQHSNDSSTSSLQQQLLQHQQSQQAHISNSSSSLNHQQQQQQQQQQSVHGSGLGTRSHSISSSVSTSTASSLHSHPSFDSAVAASLVGCVAGGGGHTNNTNTNTNTSTTTPSSGCSTPQNHYSPLLTNSPTSTAAGTPSGGSIASGLGLGFVYQVSSPTPPASANSTTDVLKITEPGQSTTAEANETSESDERSRASVLQKASMFEKQAAAAAAAPIPTTIAAAVAGGGGGVTTGAVGGVIGGVARRSEELRAVEQQEMDKSFEDSIQALNNLIGELDSFQREIDEGKGKQQQQQQHSSNINSNNNISGNNSNSGSNNNNSSNSGASSNTSNDNNNCNTDLLLPSSNIDCCAISNQTNSSGCGTDISDTTSEELAGEEGSLAAARRHQQLGASDSELSRCYVSETSSLTGGILAGGYENPTFAHFAANRDDPYNGSGNGSDSRSLYASAADSISLAASDSVCLSQQPRHAYVDNCSDGGSAVVVIYDHQIPNTPDIEFVKQNSEIVLLRTKDPQQLQLHEMRELQQLPDNLAGSPESPDAASGGGVGGGGRLQPATATVAPAKQRLSSFRASSEQQLQLLGRASPQHRGTDKLRVSEEQRQQPQQPQPQQQQQQQQLLSDSSSNVAGAVRRKLPPKPISLSIFNGPALDAASSNSSKPVIPRKFDFKADLDAKIRQQKQKVQQQLQQQQQQQQQQLNSPQQDQQQQQSPQQHSPQSPQNANTATTTTATSTANCNVTNKPAVIASANASASINQNHRMPNQTSLSSSATSNHAPYKTPTTTATFSSPTSNASASPSSLSASSPGAKLSLPSLSSSSALSATALPPPHVPAKPTSTPTPTTTTTTPQLPPPTTNSYACSNLNANANANPQAKPCITPRPASLSGGAGGGGGGAAMGSSARIARRSSINQAKPPPPVRRSSSVTPSPNNVGQPQHQQHSSSNHTSHAYQQQSLSLSNSSEHLPPPPAFMLEATTAYSTSPTPPAAMPSSALKVSETVRALAAMRHQPASPVALRRMHQQQQQQQLQQQQQQSLLQPMHKPSPNDDAEYEAYYNSYMELHAYAQALPPQQQQQQHQQQQQQQQRFAQQHHTSHQTHHHNHHEQLPPTPPPYHGPPQVDAASFRTSSPSGSIYAQPKLVNNMSSFRTSSPSPNGHAHPLPPTQPKANPNLIAQLNARLNSKQQQQQHQQQQQQQHVAEGIYGNAGGVGVGGGESIYMRGGNGLSMSQQQQQQQHYDAGSTYMS, from the exons AACACTTCGCCACTGTGGGAGGATTTTGTGGCAAAGGCGAGTAAGCTGCACACATGCCTGCG CGCTGCCATTCAGGCAATTGCCGCCTATTTGGATGCCTTCCAAAAGATTGCCGATGCGGCCACCAATTCCAGAG GTGCATCCAAGGAGATTGGCACCGCCCTGACCCGTGTTTGTCTGCGCCACAAGGCGGTCGAGACCCGTTTAAAGACCTTCACCAGCGCAATTATGGATTGCCTGGTGCAGCCGCTGCAGGACAAGATCGAGGACTGGAAGCGCACAGTGGCCACCATCGATAAGGATCATGCCAAAGAGTATAAACGCTGTCGCAGTGAGCTAAAGAAGCGCTCCAGCGACACGCTGCGTCTGCAGAAGAAGGCACGCAAGGGACAGACGGACAACAGCCTGCAGTCATTGATGGATTCGCACATGCAAGATGTGACTTTGCGACGCGCCGAACTCGAGGAGGTCGAGAAGAAGTCACTACGTGCGGCGATGGTCGAGGAACGATTGCGTTACTGCAGCTTTGTGCACATGCTGCAGCCCGTGGTGCATGAGGAATGCGAGGTGATGTCCGAACTCGGTCATCTGCAG GAGGCTATGGAATCCATTGCTTTGGTCACCAAGGAGCCCAGCGTTTTGCCACAGGCTTCGGAGGAACTGATCCACGATGCCAAGGCTAGCATTAATCTATATCCCGAATCGCCTGGCGGTGGCTCTGGCTCCCAAGGCGGCGGCTGTTCCAATTCCTTGGGCTCACGCAAGAGTTCCGTCTGCTCTATTAGCAGCATGAACAGCAGCGGCTCCAGCAACTCGCCGGGTCATCATCACTATCAACGCTCGCTATCGCAG tttGTAACGCCCGCAATTCGCTTGAAACCTGGTGAATCCAGTGATAGTGGCTTTTGCTCATCGCCAGCGCTAACAACACAg GTTTCGAATGCCACCAACCAGACGCACGCTGTATCTACTTGGCCGCCACATTCCCAGGATGCTGTGGACGCGCTGCCACCGACTGCTGATCGTCCGCATACGATTTCAACCACCTATGAGAAGGGTCATCAGCGTCCGCCATTGACTGTCTACACGTTCCAGAATCCCGAGACCATACACGAGtccaacagcagcggcagcctcATACCCGCAACGGTGCCGACTGGCAACGGTTCCGCCTCGGGTCAGAATACGCCGGCAACACAGAAATCGCCGGCAGCATCGCTCAGTCGTCCTCCATTGCCAGTG CGCTGTTCGTCGCTGGAGCGTCCGTTGTCGGCGCAGAGCAATCATCGCCAGAACAGTGGCCAGAATCTGCTGCAGCGTCAGTGCCCCTCACCGATTCCGGCTCATATCACGAAAG AGCTGTCAGCAGCACAtcatgcacaacaacaacagcagcaacagcaacaacagcagcaatcacagccacagcaaccacaaaCCCCGCCTACCTATGCTAACCTATCTGAGCTGGCGGCAATCAAACTAACTAATCAGCAAcagtcacagcagcaacagcaaccacagacacagacacagacacaacagcagcagcagcaacaacatcaaccattgttgcagcaacaaagcAGCATTGATTCGATTTGTTCGCAGCATTCGAATGACTCTTCGACAAGTTcgttgcagcaacagttgctgcagcATCAGCAATCGCAGCAAGCgcacatcagcaacagcagcagcagcctcaatcatcagcagcaacagcaacaacagcagcagcaatcagtACATGGCAGTGGCCTTGGCACACGCTCCCATTCCATATCGTCGTCGGTGTCCACAAGCACAGCCTCATCGTTGCACTCGCATCCATCCTTTGACTCGGCTGTGGCCGCCTCGCTTGTGGGCTGTGTTGCTGGTGGTGGCGGGCATACAAACAACACCAataccaacaccaacacaagCACCACAACGCCCTCGAGCGGCTGCTCAACGCCACAGAATCACTATTCACCACTGTTAACCAACTCACCCACGTCCACTGCTGCAGGTACTCCAAGCGGCGGCAGCATTGCCAGCGGTCTCGGTCTCGGCTTCGTCTATCAGGTCAGCTCACCCACGCCCCCCGCCTCCGCCAACTCCACCACCGATGTGCTAAAGATCACCGAGCCAGGACAATCGACGACGGCCGAAGCCAACGAAACCAGCGAGAGCGATGAGCGTTCCCGTGCCTCGGTGCTGCAGAAGGCATCCATGTTTGAGAAGCAGGCGgcagccgctgcagcagctccAATCCCCACAACTATAGCTGCAGCTGTAGCTGGCGGTGGAGGAGGAGTAACAACCGGAGCAGTTGGCGGAGTCATTGGTGGCGTTGCTCGACGCTCGGAGGAACTGCGCGCTGTGGAGCAACAGGAAATGG ACAAATCTTTCGAAGACTCGATTCAAGcacttaacaatttaattggcGAATTAGACTCTTTTCAACGTGAGATCGATGAGGGCAAgggcaagcagcagcagcagcaacagcacagcagcaacatcaacagcaacaacaacatcagtggcaacaatagcaacagcggcagcaacaacaacaacagcagcaacagcggtgccagcagcaacaccagcaacgacaacaacaactgcaacactGATCTCCTGCTtcccagcagcaacatcgactGCTGTGCCATCAGCAACCAGACGAATTCCAGTGGCTGTGGCACCGATATCTCCGACACGACGTCGGAGGAACTGGCCGGCGAGGAAGGTAGTCTGGCAGCAGCCAGGCGTCATCAGCAACTGGGTGCCAGCGACTCGGAGCTGAGTCGTTGCTATGTGAGCGAGACGAGTTCGCTGACCGGCGGCATACTGGCCGGTGGCTATGAGAATCCCACGTTCGCGCACTTTGCCGCCAATCGTGATGATCCCTACAATGGCAGCGGCAATGGCAGCGACAGTCGATCGCTGTACGCCTCGGCGGCCGACAGCATTTCATTGGCCGCATCGGACAGCGTGTGCCTGAGCCAGCAGCCGCGACATGCGTATGTGGACAATTGCAGTGATGGCGGCAGCGCTGTCGTTGTGATCTATGACCATCAGATACCCAATACGCCGGACATTGAGTTTGTCAAGCAGAACTCAGAGATTGTGCTGTTGCGCACCAAAGATCCgcagcaattgcagttgcacgAGATGCGCGAGCTGCAACAGTTGCCCGACAATTTGGCTGGCTCACCCGAGTCGCCCGATGCCGCTTCTGGCGGCGGAGTTGGAGGCGGTGGCCGTTTACAGCCGGCCACAGCAACTGTGGCGCCGGCCAAGCAACGCCTCTCGTCGTTTCGGGCATCCAGCgagcaacagctgcagttgctgggACGCGCTAGTCCACAACACAGAGGTACGGATAAGCTTAGAGTTAGTGaagagcaacggcaacagccacagcaaccgcaaccacaacaacagcagcaacagcaacagttgctaaGCGATAGCAGCAGTAATGTTGCTGGTGCCGTGCGGCGCAAGCTGCCGCCAAAGCCCATCAGCCTGAGCATATTTAATGGGCCAGCGCTAGATGcggccagcagcaacagcagtaagCCAGTGATACCTAGAAAGTTTGACTTTAAGGCCGACTTAGATGCCAAGATACGCCAGCAGAAACAGAaagtgcagcagcaattgcagcagcagcagcagcaacaacaacagcagctcaaCAGTCCACAACaagatcagcagcagcaacaatcacCACAACAACACTCACCACAGTCGCCCCAAAACgccaacacagcaacaacaacaacagcaacatcaacagcaaactGTAATGTCACTAATAAACCTGCCGTTATTGCAAGCGCAAATGCATCCGCATCCATAAACCAAAATCATAGAATGCCAAATCaaacatcattatcatcatcagcaacatccAATCATGCGCCATACAAAACgcccacaacaacagcaacattctCATCACCAACATCAAATGCATCtgcatcaccatcatcattatcagcaAGTTCTCCTGGGGCCAAATTGTCATTgccatcattatcatcatcatccgcaTTATCAGCAACTGCGCTGCCTCCGCCCCATGTGCCCGCTAAGCCAACGTCCACGCccacgccaacaacaacaacaactacaccaCAACTTCCACCACCCACAACCAATTCATATGCGTGCTCCAATctcaatgccaatgccaatgccaatccCCAAGCCAAACCGTGCATAACGCCAAGGCCGGCATCGCTGTCGG GAGGAGcaggaggcggaggaggaggagcagcaaTGGGCAGCTCAGCACGCATCGCACGTCGTTCATCCATTAATCAGGCCAAGCCGCCGCCACCGGTGAGACGCAGTTCATCGGTGACTCCCAGTCCCAACAATGTCGGG cagccgcagcatcaacagcatagcagcagcaaccacaccTCTCACGCATATCAGCAACAGTCGCTATCGCTGAGCAACTCTAGCGAGCatttgccgccgccgccggcTTTTATGCtggaggcaacaacagcatatTCCACATCGCCCACGCCGCCAGCAGCGATGCCCAGCTCAGCGCTCAAGGTGTCGGAGACAGTGCGTGCTCTGGCCGCCATGCGGCATCAGCCTGCCTCGCCTGTTGCACTGCGTCGCatgcatcagcagcagcagcaacaacaattgcaacaacagcagcaacagtcttTATTGCAG CCCATGCACAAGCCCTCCCCCAACGACGATGCTGAATATGAAGCTTATTATAATTCCTATATGGAGCTGCATGCATATGCTCAAGCCCTGCCacctcaacagcagcagcagcaacatcagcaacaacaacaacaacaacaacgcttTGCGCAGCAACATCATACGTCACATCAAACacatcatcataatcatcatgAGCAGCTGCCGCCAACACCGCCTCCATACCATGGGCCACCACAGGTAGATGCCGCC TCGTTCCGCACTTCATCGCCTAGTGGCAGCATCTATGCGCAACCCAAACTGGTGAACAACATGTCCAGCTTTCGCACCAGCAGCCCCAGCCCAAATGGCCATGCCCATCCACTGCCACCAACACAGCCCAAGGCGAATCCGAATCTAATTGCACAGCTCAATGCACGGCtcaacagcaagcagcaacagcaacagcaccaacaacaacagcagcagcaacatgttgccgaGGGCATTTATGGCAACGCTGGTGGAGTAGGAGTAGGAGGAGGTGAATCCATTTACATGCGTGGCGGCAATGGTTTGTCCAtgtcacagcagcagcaacagcagcaacactacGACG CCGGATCCACGTATATGTCATGA